From the genome of Triticum aestivum cultivar Chinese Spring chromosome 3B, IWGSC CS RefSeq v2.1, whole genome shotgun sequence, one region includes:
- the LOC123071152 gene encoding transcription factor GAMYB gives MYRVKSESDCEMMHQEDQMDSPVGDDGSSGGSPHRGGGPPLKKGPWTSAEDAILVDYVKKHGEGNWNAVQKNTGLFRCGKSCRLRWANHLRPNLKKGAFTPEEERLIIQLHSKMGNKWARMAAHLPGRTDNEIKNYWNTRIKRCQRAGLPIYPASVCNQSSNEDQGSSDFNCGENLSSDLLNGNGLYLPDFTCDNFIANSEALSYAPQLSAVSISSLLGQSFASKNCGFMDQVNQAGMLKQSDHLLPGLSDTINGALSSVDQFPNDSEKLKKALGFDYLHEANSSSKTIAPFGGALTGSHAFLNGTFSTSRTINGPLKMELPSLQDTESDPNSWLKYTVAPAMQPTELVDPYLQSPTATPSVKSECASPRNSGLLEELLHEAQGLRSGRNQQLSVRSSSSSVSTPCDTTVISPEFDLCQEYWEERLNEYAAPFSGNSLTGSTAPVSAASPDVFQLSKLSPAQSPSLGSGEQAMEPAYEPGAGDTSSHPENFRPDAFFSGNTTDSSVFNNAIAMLLGNDMNTDCKPVFGHGIVFDTSPWSNMPHACQMSEEFK, from the exons ATGTACCGGGTGAAGAGCGAGAGCGACTGCGAGATGATGCATCAGGAGGACCAGATGGACTCGCCGGTGGGCGACGACGGCAGCAGCGGAGGGTCGCCTCACAGGGGCGGCGGGCCGCCTCTGAAGAAAGGGCCCTGGACGTCGGCGGAGGACGCCATCCTGGTGGACTACGTGAAGAAGCACGGCGAGGGGAACTGGAACGCGGTGCAGAAGAACACCGGGCTGTTCCGCTGCGGTAAGAGCTGCCGCCTCCGGTGGGCGAACCACCTCAGGCCCAACCTCAAGAAGGGGGCCTTCACCCCCGAGGAGGAGAGGCTCATCATCCAGCTCCACTCCAAGATGGGCAACAAGTGGGCTCGGATGGCCGCTCAT TTGCCAGGGCGTACTGATAATGAAATAAAGAATTACTGGAACACTCGAATAAAGAGATGCCAGCGAGCTGGCTTGCCAATATATCCTGCTAGTGTATGCAATCAATCTTCAAATGAAGACCAGGGCTCCAGTGATTTCAACTGCGGCGAGAATCTTTCCAGTGACCTTCTGAATGGAAATGGTCTTTATCTACCAGATTTTACCTGTGACAATTTCATTGCTAATTCAGAGGCTTTATCTTATGCACCACAGCTTTCAGCTGTTTCAATAAGCAGTTTGCTTGGTCAGAGCTTTGCATCCAAAAACTGCGGCTTCATGGATCAAGTAAACCAAGCAGGGATGCTAAAACAGTCTGACCATTTACTCCCTGGATTGAGTGACACCATCAATGGCGCGCTCTCCTCGGTCGATCAGTTCCCAAATGACTCTGAGAAGCTCAAGAAGGCTCTGGGTTTTGACTATCTCCACGAAGCCAACTCTAGCAGCAAGACTATTGCACCATTTGGGGGTGCACTTACTGGCAGCCATGCCTTTTTAAATGGCACCTTCTCTACTTCTAGGACCATCAATGGTCCTTTGAAGATGGAGCTCCCTTCACTCCAAGATACCGAATCTGATCCGAATAGCTGGCTCAAGTATACCGTGGCTCCTGCGATGCAGCCTACGGAGTTGGTTGATCCCTACCTGCAGTCTCCGACAGCAACCCCGTCAGTGAAATCGGAGTGTGCGTCGCCAAGGAACAGCGGTCTCTTGGAAGAGCTGCTTCATGAAGCTCAGGGACTAAGATCTGGGAGGAACCAGCAGCTTTCCGTGAGGAGTTCAAGTTCCTCTGTCAGCACGCCGTGTGATACCACGGTGATTAGCCCAGAGTTTGATCTCTGTCAGGAATATTGGGAAGAACGTCTGAATGAGTATGCTGCTCCCTTCAGTGGTAATTCACTCACTGGATCCACTGCTCCTGTGAGCGCTGCGTCGCCTGATGTTTTTCAGCTCTCCAAACTTTCTCCTG CACAAAGCCCTTCGCTGGGATCTGGAGAGCAGGCAATGGAGCCTGCATATGAGCCTGGGGCTGGGGACACTTCGTCTCATCCTGAAAACTTCAGGCCAGACGCATTCTTCTCCGGGAACACAACTGACTCGTCCGTCTTCAACAACGCCATAGCAATGCTCCTGGGCAACGACATGAACACGGACTGCAAGCCTGTTTTCGGCCACGGTATCGTGTTTGATACTTCCCCGTGGAGCAACATGCCACATGCTTGCCAAATGTCGGAGGAATTCAAATGA